DNA from Sulfurimonas gotlandica GD1:
CCATGCGAAACTCTTTAAGCTGCTTAGCGAAGAGGGACATATATTAGAATCATGGTGGGATATGAGTGATATACCAGATCTTACTACTTTCGATCCACAAAAGAGCACTATAGGTAGAGTTGATCTTATCTTAGCCAGCAGAAGTCCATCTTCAGATATTCACGAACTTTTTGAGTATATTGAAGAACACGAATTTACTATGGAGTACATCAATAAAATCTTCGATAAAACTTTACAAGAAGAGATGCCATCTGTTGAGGATGATATAGAAGAAATAGTTGAAGAGAAAAATGAAGAAAGTGTAGGCAGAAGTATAAACAATAGGGAAGTACGTTCTTTTGTTAAAGTAAACACGAGTAAGTTAGATGAACTTTTCGCATCTATAGGTGAACTTGTTGTTGCGCAAAACTTTATAGCAGAAAATGAAGATATTAAGCGCATTAAGAGTGAACGTGTTACTCAGACAATGAGTCTGCTCTCAAAAATCACAAAGTTGATTCAGAGTAAGGTAATGTCTCTTAGAATGGTTGCTATTGGTGATACTTTTGACAAGATGAAACTCGTTGCAAGAGATGCGTCCAGAAAGATAAATAAAGAGATATCTCTTGAACTTCACGGTGTTGAAACTGAGATAGATAAGATAATGATTGATGAATTGTCAAATCCTCTTATCCATCTAATACGTAATGCTATAGATCATGGACTTGAAAGTAACCCTGAAGATAGAGCAAAACTTGGTAAACCGGCTGTTGGAAGAATATCTCTTAGAGCCTTTCACAAAGGCGGAAGTATAGCTATAGAAGTCTCTGATGATGGTAGAGGTATAAATAGAGATAAAATTTTTGCTAAAGCACTTGAAAAAGGTTTAGTAAAAAAAGATGACGAACTTAGTGATTCTCAAATATATGCCCTAATAATGGAACCAGGATTCTCTACTTTAGAGACTGTAACAGATCTATCAGGACGAGGAGTTGGATTAGATGTAGTAGTAGCATCTATAAATAAATTACACGGAAAAGTAGAGATTAAATCTCAGCTAGGTAAGGGAACAACTTTTACTATTATTCTTCCTTTAACGCTGGCTATTATAGACGGGATGTTAGTTAGTAGTGCAGGTAATACATTTATTATTCCTACGCTCTCAGTTATTGAATCATTTTTCCCAAGTAAAAATATGGTTCATACCATTAAACATAAGGGAGAATTTGTTGATCTAAGAGGGGAGATGCTTCCAGTAGTGAGGTTAAATCAGACATTAGAGTTGGATGATAAAGCACCGAATATATGGGAATCTACACTGATATGTGTAGATAGTGCTCATGGCAAGTATACTATTTTAATAGATGACCTCATAGGTAGACAGCAGGTCGTTATTAAATCTTTAGGACCTGTTCTCTCAAGACTAAAAGAGTTCTCAGGTAGCGCAATTATGGGTAGTGGAGAGATAGCACTTATTCTAAATGTAGAAGAGTTGATAAATTACGGAGAGTATAATTAGTGCCTTACGAAAAAGAACTTAGCCATGAGGTATTTGAAAAATTTCAAGAACTGATATATCATGAAATAGGCATCAATCTTTCAGAACACAAACGTACACTTGTACAAACACGTCTTAGAAAATGGCTTATAAAGTTTGAGCTCAATAGTTATAGTGAGCTATATGAGAAGATAGCTGATGACAAGAGCGATCAGATGCTAATAATGCTGGTAAATGCAATCACAACAAATGTTACTTCTTTTTTTCGTGAAGATAGTCAGTGGATATATCTTTTACAAAATATAGATACAATGTTTGACAGAGAGAATAAGCGTATTCGCATCTGGTCGGCGGCTTGTTCTAGCGGTGAAGAGCCATACAGTATTCTTATGTTTTTAAAAGAGCATTTGAATGATTTTCATAAGTGGGATATTA
Protein-coding regions in this window:
- a CDS encoding chemotaxis protein CheA; translation: MTKDKIREIFIEEATEIIEKLDIDIVDFEDTPEDKNLINELFRGVHTLKGSANSFGFNRLGQFVHSFEDVLDHYRSSDEIVTHENIDIFLQAVCIIKDVLSLEVNGEGGLPENFDETIDAMKEMISKKVTKSSPSKVSAKPLADLSVEFSELNLSKSVNGIKFSADEIINYSSKLEDGEELYHISFSLDEDIYFRGFDHAKLFKLLSEEGHILESWWDMSDIPDLTTFDPQKSTIGRVDLILASRSPSSDIHELFEYIEEHEFTMEYINKIFDKTLQEEMPSVEDDIEEIVEEKNEESVGRSINNREVRSFVKVNTSKLDELFASIGELVVAQNFIAENEDIKRIKSERVTQTMSLLSKITKLIQSKVMSLRMVAIGDTFDKMKLVARDASRKINKEISLELHGVETEIDKIMIDELSNPLIHLIRNAIDHGLESNPEDRAKLGKPAVGRISLRAFHKGGSIAIEVSDDGRGINRDKIFAKALEKGLVKKDDELSDSQIYALIMEPGFSTLETVTDLSGRGVGLDVVVASINKLHGKVEIKSQLGKGTTFTIILPLTLAIIDGMLVSSAGNTFIIPTLSVIESFFPSKNMVHTIKHKGEFVDLRGEMLPVVRLNQTLELDDKAPNIWESTLICVDSAHGKYTILIDDLIGRQQVVIKSLGPVLSRLKEFSGSAIMGSGEIALILNVEELINYGEYN
- a CDS encoding CheR family methyltransferase; translation: MPYEKELSHEVFEKFQELIYHEIGINLSEHKRTLVQTRLRKWLIKFELNSYSELYEKIADDKSDQMLIMLVNAITTNVTSFFREDSQWIYLLQNIDTMFDRENKRIRIWSAACSSGEEPYSILMFLKEHLNDFHKWDIKILATDISENMLQHAQNGIYEEKNMQSIPKHMKYKYFIPAIGKNGGKAFAIKDELKKYIIFRSFNLVTGDYTIFKNKFDVIFCRNVMIYFDRKTQDQLLFEFTNLLRKGSRVFVGHSESIQNKKLNYKLVSPSIYQLK